In Deltaproteobacteria bacterium, the genomic stretch GAGACCACCGTCCGGCTCGGAGCGAGCCCAGGCCAGGGCGGCCGCAACCAGGAATTCGCCCTCGTCTGTGCCGCGGCAATCGCCGGCCAAGACCTCGCCGTTCTGAGCGCCGGAAGCGATGGCATCGACGGCCCGACCGACGCCGCGGGAGCCTTCGCCGACGGCACCACGCTAGCGCGAGCGCGCCATTGCGGCCTGGACGCAGCCGCGGCGCTTGCCGCTCATGATAGCTACCGCTTCTTCAATGCCCTCGGGGACCTCTTTCAGCCTGGAGCAACCGGTACCAATGTCATGGACATTAAGATCGCGTTGGCCGGTTGAGTACTTGGCCCAGAGCACGCCACCTCGCATGAAGGCGTCTGGGGCGTGCGGCAACTCACCGATTGCATCTGGCCGCCGCCGCCTTGCTTGGCCGGGCGAGGTGTCGTAGGCGTGGGCCTGCGAAGGAGCGAGGATGCGGACAACGATGGTCTTATCCTGTGTCGGGCTGCTATTGGCGGTCATCGCGGCGGGCGCGAGTGCGCTGCCCGCGGAGGTCGAGCGCGCCCTGGCGACGCAGAAGCAGATTTGGGTCGCCACCAGCCGTGCCGATGGCTCGCGCAGCCAGGCTGCGCCGATTTGGTTTTGGTGGGATGGCACCTCCCTGTACTTCTCGACCAGCCCCACCAGCCACAAAGCCAAGCGTATCCGCAAAGGCAGCCCGGTGTTCGTTTCCGTCGAGGGAAAGGACGGGCCATTCTTGAGCGGCAAGCCGGAGATCATAACCGACCTGCAGCTGGTCGAGCGCCTCGGGGGCGAGTATTCCAACAAGTACTGGCTGGCCTGGCTCGGCCTCTTCCGCCCGCGCGCCACCCGCGTCAGTGCCGGCAAGACGGTAGTGGTGAAGGTCGCTCTGGCCGCTCCTGGCAACGGCTAGCGCCAGCGGGCCGGGCTCAGAACCCGGTTGACTCAGGGCGTCAAATCCGCATACTGAACGTTCAGTATGGAGCTGACGACCTCCAGTCGCGGCCAGGATTCACGGCGTGAGTTGCTCAACGTCGCCATCGACTGTTTTGCCCGTTACGGCTACCAGGCCACCTCGATCGATCGGATCGCGCGCGAAGCCGGCGTCACCAAGGGCGCGCTCTATTACCATTTCAAGGACAAGGCCGACTTGCTCTCCGAAGCCG encodes the following:
- a CDS encoding pyridoxamine 5'-phosphate oxidase family protein yields the protein MRTTMVLSCVGLLLAVIAAGASALPAEVERALATQKQIWVATSRADGSRSQAAPIWFWWDGTSLYFSTSPTSHKAKRIRKGSPVFVSVEGKDGPFLSGKPEIITDLQLVERLGGEYSNKYWLAWLGLFRPRATRVSAGKTVVVKVALAAPGNG